One Brachybacterium kimchii genomic window carries:
- the tilS gene encoding tRNA lysidine(34) synthetase TilS, producing the protein MAGPPRVVARARSAVRAALLARLADLADATGGAALSPRVLVGLSGGADSLALLATTCWVGARLGLETEAVIVDHGLQEGSASVAERARAQAERLGASAVHVLAVQVDPEAPGGIENAARDARHEALETLLEERGGLALLLGHTLDDQAEQVLMALARGAGPRALAGIPAARGPLLRPFLGDGRDETTAVSRADTEEICRLHDLEWWEDPMNADTSLLRARVRHRVLPVLQEELGEQISQNLARSAALVRPDSDMLDADAAALRESLERELGDLEEEGDVLALDVHALAAAPGPLRTRVLRDASRLAEQRGGAPSDKSLLRRHVLAADALVVSWHGQAASPLPGRIEVARRDGLLVWRRSRDGSTRA; encoded by the coding sequence ATGGCAGGACCTCCGCGCGTGGTCGCACGCGCTCGCAGCGCGGTGCGCGCCGCCCTCCTCGCGCGCCTGGCGGACCTCGCCGACGCGACCGGCGGGGCCGCGCTCTCGCCGCGCGTCCTCGTCGGACTCAGCGGCGGAGCCGACTCCCTCGCCCTGCTGGCCACCACCTGCTGGGTCGGCGCGAGGCTGGGTCTGGAGACGGAGGCGGTGATCGTCGACCACGGCCTGCAGGAAGGATCCGCGTCCGTCGCCGAGCGCGCCCGCGCCCAGGCCGAGCGCCTCGGGGCATCGGCCGTCCACGTGCTCGCCGTCCAGGTCGATCCCGAGGCGCCGGGCGGGATCGAGAACGCCGCGCGCGACGCCCGCCACGAGGCGCTCGAGACGCTGCTCGAGGAGCGCGGGGGCCTCGCGCTGCTGCTCGGCCACACCCTCGACGACCAGGCGGAGCAGGTGCTCATGGCGCTCGCCCGCGGTGCCGGGCCGCGCGCGCTGGCGGGCATCCCGGCCGCCCGCGGCCCCCTGCTGCGGCCCTTCCTGGGCGACGGCCGCGACGAGACGACTGCCGTCTCCCGGGCCGACACCGAGGAGATCTGCCGCCTGCACGACCTCGAGTGGTGGGAGGACCCGATGAACGCGGACACCTCCCTGCTGCGCGCCCGCGTGCGCCACCGGGTGCTGCCCGTGCTGCAGGAGGAGCTCGGCGAGCAGATCTCCCAGAACCTCGCTCGCAGCGCGGCGCTGGTCAGACCCGACTCCGACATGCTCGACGCCGACGCGGCCGCGCTGCGCGAATCCCTCGAGCGCGAGCTCGGGGACCTCGAGGAGGAGGGTGATGTGCTCGCCCTGGACGTGCACGCGCTCGCGGCGGCGCCGGGGCCCCTGCGCACCCGTGTGCTGCGCGATGCGTCACGCCTCGCCGAGCAGCGCGGCGGCGCCCCGTCGGACAAATCCCTGCTGCGCCGCCACGTGCTCGCGGCCGATGCGCTGGTGGTCTCATGGCACGGTCAGGCAGCCTCGCCCCTTCCGGGTAGGATCGAGGTCGCTCGTCGTGACGGACTGCTGGTGTGGCGACGCTCCCGCGACGGGAGCACTCGCGCGTGA
- a CDS encoding D-alanyl-D-alanine carboxypeptidase/D-alanyl-D-alanine-endopeptidase, with product MRTEKLWRAIAITLCAAVPVSFYVVGDLTDAFPGVLTLSTEQQGEDAGPRAQGEDYDREQADPIVPTPATASTRTADEDLAGRLASHAKDPVIDGGLAYSVVDAESGDVIAERDADTARVPASTLKLLTASALLRSVDGDQRLTTHAVLDGRTLTLVGEGDMTLTRERVDALAKDAAKLAKENGQDQVALRLDTSALPGGENPAWGDNGRAGGWVTPTAALAVDEGWLDGEQYGKKSADPAGDAAKLFAKDLEKHGVKVSGGADAHVEGAKAPEVGGDVVEVATRSAPLTDIVQHALQTSDNTIAELMAHLTAKAQGLEPTPENAAKAVDTEVRSLADELGVPQKDLEELVIRDGSGLSTGDRVPPRLLSAILGEVASGGAPQLEPLLYDVPIAGLTGTLEERFGAKGVAGARGTVRGKTGYLAGTSALAGVTVLPDGRTVVFDIVVHGFDGADADKAKAAVDDVAYELARRT from the coding sequence ATGCGGACCGAGAAGCTCTGGCGCGCGATCGCCATCACGCTGTGCGCCGCAGTGCCTGTCAGCTTCTACGTGGTGGGCGACCTCACGGACGCGTTCCCGGGAGTGCTCACCCTCTCCACCGAGCAGCAGGGCGAGGACGCGGGACCTCGCGCGCAGGGCGAGGACTACGACAGGGAGCAGGCCGACCCGATCGTCCCCACCCCCGCGACCGCCTCGACACGCACCGCCGACGAGGACCTGGCGGGTCGCCTGGCCTCACACGCGAAGGATCCGGTGATCGACGGGGGACTGGCCTACTCCGTGGTCGACGCCGAGTCCGGCGACGTGATCGCCGAGCGCGACGCCGACACCGCGCGCGTCCCCGCCTCCACCCTCAAGCTCCTCACCGCCTCGGCCCTGCTGCGCAGCGTCGACGGCGACCAGCGCCTCACCACGCATGCCGTGCTCGACGGCAGGACCCTGACCCTCGTCGGCGAGGGCGACATGACGCTGACCCGGGAGCGCGTGGACGCCCTCGCGAAGGATGCGGCGAAGCTCGCGAAGGAGAACGGCCAGGACCAGGTCGCCCTGCGCCTGGACACCAGCGCCCTGCCCGGCGGGGAGAACCCGGCCTGGGGCGACAACGGGCGCGCGGGCGGCTGGGTCACTCCCACCGCGGCCCTCGCGGTCGACGAGGGCTGGCTCGACGGCGAGCAGTACGGCAAGAAGTCCGCGGACCCCGCGGGCGATGCCGCGAAGCTCTTCGCGAAGGACCTCGAGAAGCACGGGGTGAAGGTCTCCGGCGGCGCCGACGCGCACGTCGAGGGGGCGAAGGCACCCGAGGTCGGCGGCGACGTCGTCGAGGTCGCCACGCGCTCCGCGCCGCTCACCGACATCGTCCAGCACGCGCTGCAGACCTCCGACAACACGATCGCCGAGCTCATGGCCCACCTCACGGCCAAGGCGCAGGGCCTCGAGCCGACGCCGGAGAACGCCGCGAAGGCCGTGGACACCGAGGTGCGCTCCCTCGCCGACGAGCTCGGCGTGCCGCAGAAGGACCTCGAGGAGCTCGTGATCCGCGACGGCAGCGGCCTCTCGACGGGCGACCGCGTGCCGCCGCGGCTGCTCAGCGCGATCCTCGGCGAGGTCGCCTCGGGCGGCGCGCCGCAGCTCGAGCCGCTGCTGTACGACGTGCCGATCGCGGGCCTCACCGGCACCCTCGAGGAGCGCTTCGGCGCGAAGGGCGTCGCCGGCGCCCGGGGCACCGTGCGCGGCAAGACCGGATACCTCGCGGGCACGTCGGCGCTCGCCGGCGTGACCGTGCTGCCCGACGGCCGCACCGTCGTCTTCGACATCGTCGTCCACGGCTTCGACGGGGCCGACGCCGACAAGGCCAAGGCCGCCGTGGACGACGTCGCCTACGAACTCGCCCGTCGGACCTAG
- a CDS encoding inorganic diphosphatase produces MEFDVTIEIPRGNRNKYEVDHHNGRIRLDRMLFTATRYPDDYGFIEGTLGEDGDPLDCLVLLEEPTFPGCLIRCRALGMFRMRDESGGDDKIIAVPVGDQRQVRRQELTDVSEFHRLEIQHFFEVYKDLEPGKSVEGAHWEGRSDAEAEIRRSYERAKGTEHENEFTVEV; encoded by the coding sequence GTGGAGTTCGACGTCACGATCGAGATCCCCCGAGGGAATCGCAACAAGTACGAGGTGGACCACCACAACGGGCGCATCCGGCTGGACCGGATGCTGTTCACCGCCACCCGCTACCCGGACGACTACGGGTTCATCGAGGGCACGCTGGGCGAGGACGGCGATCCGCTGGACTGCCTGGTCCTCCTCGAGGAGCCGACGTTCCCTGGCTGCCTGATCCGCTGCCGCGCGCTGGGCATGTTCCGCATGCGCGACGAGTCCGGCGGCGACGACAAGATCATCGCCGTGCCGGTGGGCGACCAGCGCCAGGTGCGCCGCCAGGAGCTCACGGACGTCTCCGAGTTCCACCGCCTGGAGATCCAGCACTTCTTCGAGGTCTACAAGGACCTCGAGCCCGGCAAGAGCGTCGAGGGCGCCCACTGGGAGGGCCGCAGCGACGCCGAGGCGGAGATCCGCCGCTCCTACGAGCGCGCCAAGGGCACCGAGCACGAGAACGAGTTCACGGTCGAGGTCTGA
- a CDS encoding peptide deformylase, translated as MDLTEYVQRLLDRRSRPEEPLRIVQAGHPALRGPVRDARDRLDPALLRALVDAMVVTMRDAPGVGLAATQIGVPLRLFVAEDRYAAADQDPEDDLLERRPFPLRAVLDPAYEILGEQRVYAWEGCLSYDGLSSIVPRGRRIRFTGALLQPDGALVDVDEEHQGWSARILQHETDHLAGTLCHDLAVPRSIIDTRYAPRWADVTEAVDGLGLTGPIERLAPGTVVLD; from the coding sequence GTGGATCTCACCGAGTACGTACAGCGCCTCCTGGACCGCCGCTCCCGCCCCGAGGAGCCCCTCCGCATCGTGCAGGCGGGCCATCCGGCTCTGCGCGGCCCCGTGCGCGACGCGCGCGACCGCCTCGACCCCGCGCTGCTGCGCGCGCTCGTGGACGCCATGGTGGTGACCATGCGCGACGCCCCGGGCGTCGGCCTCGCCGCGACGCAGATCGGCGTGCCGCTGCGGCTGTTCGTGGCCGAGGACCGCTACGCCGCGGCCGACCAGGACCCCGAGGACGACCTGCTCGAGCGTCGGCCCTTCCCGCTGCGCGCCGTGCTCGACCCCGCCTACGAGATCCTCGGCGAGCAGAGGGTCTACGCCTGGGAGGGCTGCCTCTCCTACGACGGACTGAGCTCGATCGTGCCGCGAGGACGCCGCATCCGCTTCACCGGCGCCCTCCTGCAGCCGGACGGGGCGCTCGTGGACGTGGACGAGGAGCACCAGGGCTGGTCCGCGCGCATCCTCCAGCACGAGACCGACCACCTCGCCGGCACGCTCTGCCACGACCTGGCCGTGCCGCGCTCCATCATCGACACCCGCTACGCGCCGCGCTGGGCCGACGTCACCGAGGCCGTCGACGGCCTCGGCCTCACCGGGCCCATCGAGCGACTCGCTCCCGGGACCGTGGTGCTCGACTGA